A single Methanolobus sp. ZRKC5 DNA region contains:
- a CDS encoding FAD-binding oxidoreductase — protein MNLKFEEPVIEVIKRAHNVKSFRFKKPEAFDYKAGQYVTVTLNSNGKKLSRAFSLSSSPTEKNHLEFTKKLTGHEFSNMLDAMVVGDTALISGPFGKMTFEGEYEKMALLSGGIGITPMISICKYCTDMKLSTNIILLCSDKAEQDMIFTEELEEMQKQNPNLTVFNTLTRASENWKGCRERICESMILRELPDYAERIFYVCGPPPMVDSMMEMLHDMKIPDSMISKEALIGY, from the coding sequence AAACGGGCACATAATGTGAAAAGTTTCAGGTTCAAAAAACCGGAGGCTTTTGATTACAAAGCCGGGCAGTACGTCACAGTGACACTTAATTCCAATGGGAAGAAGCTTAGCAGGGCTTTCAGCCTGTCAAGCAGCCCTACGGAAAAAAACCATCTCGAATTTACAAAGAAACTTACAGGTCATGAATTTTCCAATATGCTGGATGCCATGGTGGTAGGAGATACTGCACTTATAAGTGGCCCATTCGGAAAAATGACCTTTGAAGGCGAGTATGAAAAAATGGCGCTACTTAGCGGAGGCATAGGCATTACCCCGATGATCAGTATCTGTAAGTATTGCACTGACATGAAGCTCAGTACGAATATCATACTGCTATGCAGTGACAAGGCTGAACAGGATATGATATTTACAGAAGAACTTGAAGAAATGCAAAAACAAAATCCGAATCTTACCGTTTTCAATACACTAACAAGGGCTTCAGAAAACTGGAAAGGGTGCAGAGAGCGCATATGTGAAAGCATGATCTTAAGAGAACTTCCTGACTACGCAGAGAGAATTTTCTACGTATGCGGACCGCCTCCTATGGTGGACTCAATGATGGAGATGCTCCACGACATGAAAATACCTGACAGCATGATAAGCAAGGAAGCACTGATTGGATATTGA